The Flavobacterium faecale genome has a segment encoding these proteins:
- a CDS encoding glycoside hydrolase family 2 TIM barrel-domain containing protein, with protein MKLINNKSILKAAFVLSFILISIFTMLGIGRILDYLNTGASRATMLHLETESEDVYLPKVTWTNLINPAREMEKNTLGKLERDYLFSWYVKNNALEKNISDGVDDYYTQNTRQNLYRTIKYNRTHDISIENTTIKHFPDLEFYSEDGQLVVFTDKNVIEYQKVFQNKKLLTTVQDTATYKVMMLLEDGFWRVRHFLKMEAEPFEKDTIKPHPVYTVANKQILQNNKPYTIKGINYYPKNSAWDTFGELFNKDTIAQDFDIIKKANLNTIRVFIQYGDFGKAVIVPDKMAKLKTLLDLAETKKLAVIVTLFDFYSDYTLGSWTLTHRHAEQIVSTFKNHKAVLAWDIKNEPNLDFENRDKDNVLNWLDHMITVIKENDPNHLITIGWSNSVAATNLADKMDFISYHFYNDIKHVVYETDLLIKTTKKPVVIEEFGIPSYGGIWNLWESSISKQAAYHQEIQGYFKKHNYSFMSWTLYDFPHVPDQVAGKYPWQKYRQKKFGFIDDKGINKPAFKYISNK; from the coding sequence ATGAAACTAATTAACAACAAGAGCATATTAAAAGCGGCCTTTGTGCTATCTTTTATTTTGATTAGTATTTTTACCATGTTGGGTATTGGCCGCATTCTTGACTACCTTAATACAGGAGCAAGTAGAGCAACAATGTTACACCTAGAAACCGAAAGTGAAGATGTTTACCTTCCAAAAGTAACTTGGACAAACCTCATCAATCCCGCGCGTGAAATGGAAAAAAACACCTTGGGGAAATTAGAGCGCGATTACTTATTTTCATGGTATGTAAAAAACAATGCTTTAGAAAAAAACATCTCAGATGGAGTTGACGATTATTATACTCAAAACACACGTCAAAATTTGTATCGCACTATCAAATACAATCGAACGCACGATATTTCGATAGAAAACACAACAATAAAACATTTTCCTGACCTAGAGTTTTACAGCGAAGACGGGCAATTGGTTGTCTTTACAGACAAAAATGTGATCGAATATCAAAAGGTTTTTCAAAATAAAAAACTATTAACTACCGTACAAGATACTGCCACTTACAAAGTGATGATGCTCTTGGAAGATGGTTTCTGGCGTGTACGACACTTTTTAAAAATGGAAGCTGAACCTTTCGAAAAAGATACTATTAAACCGCATCCTGTTTATACGGTTGCCAACAAACAAATTTTACAAAATAACAAACCATATACCATTAAGGGCATTAACTATTATCCTAAAAATTCAGCTTGGGACACCTTTGGTGAGTTATTTAACAAAGATACTATCGCTCAAGATTTTGATATAATAAAAAAGGCTAACCTTAATACAATCAGGGTTTTTATTCAGTACGGTGATTTTGGAAAAGCAGTAATTGTTCCAGATAAAATGGCGAAATTAAAGACACTTCTAGACTTGGCGGAGACTAAAAAACTAGCCGTTATCGTGACCTTATTTGATTTTTACAGTGATTACACGCTTGGTAGCTGGACCTTGACCCATCGTCATGCAGAGCAAATTGTTTCTACATTTAAGAACCATAAAGCGGTTTTGGCATGGGATATAAAAAATGAGCCCAATCTTGACTTTGAAAATCGTGACAAAGACAATGTTCTTAATTGGCTGGATCACATGATTACGGTCATTAAAGAGAATGATCCAAATCATTTGATTACCATTGGTTGGTCAAACTCGGTTGCTGCGACAAACCTTGCCGACAAAATGGATTTTATATCCTATCATTTTTATAACGACATCAAACATGTGGTTTATGAAACAGATTTATTGATCAAAACCACCAAAAAACCGGTAGTAATTGAAGAGTTTGGAATCCCATCCTACGGTGGAATTTGGAATTTATGGGAAAGCAGTATTTCCAAGCAAGCCGCTTACCATCAAGAAATTCAAGGTTATTTCAAGAAACACAATTATTCTTTTATGTCTTGGACTTTATATGATTTTCCACATGTACCGGATCAAGTTGCAGGTAAATATCCATGGCAAAAGTATAGACAAAAAAAATTCGGGTTTATTGATGATAAAGGAATCAACAAACCCGCATTTAAGTATATTTCGAATAAATAA
- the pckA gene encoding phosphoenolpyruvate carboxykinase (ATP) → MNENTLHAIPSLDYLGIKQTQIHYQLSPEELHERTIAAGQGTETSTGALDINTGKFSGRSPLDRFIVKDSITENDVWWGNVNIPFEPQHFDALYNKMTAYLSNKELYVRDAYVCADPKYRLNVRVVTETAWANLFCHNMFLRLSESELADFDADWTVICAPSFLAVPELDHTRQANFAILNFSRKIAMIGGTGYTGEMKKGIFSALNFILPASRNVLSMHCSANVGDNGETAIFFGLSGTGKTTLSADPKRKLIGDDEHGWTPENTVFNFEGGCYAKVVNLSEENEPDIFRAIKKGALLENIVFKEGTNEVDYEDISITPNTRVSYPIDHIDNIQPGSMGKDPKNIFFLTADSFGILPPISKLTPGQAAYHFISGYTAKIAGTEAGITEPMPNFSACFGAPFMPLHPTRYAEMLSQKIKEDDATVWLINTGWTGGAYGTGSRMKLKYTRAMIDAALSGELDAVAYKNHTVFGVAIPQSCPNVPAEILNPKDTWSDQDLYDTKAKELAAKFQANFKQFSSYANEEILAGAPKI, encoded by the coding sequence ATGAATGAGAATACCTTACACGCAATTCCATCGCTTGACTACCTTGGAATTAAGCAAACTCAAATTCATTACCAATTATCACCTGAAGAATTGCACGAAAGAACAATTGCAGCAGGACAAGGAACTGAAACATCTACCGGCGCTTTAGACATTAACACTGGTAAATTCTCTGGACGTTCACCTTTGGACCGCTTTATTGTTAAAGACAGTATTACCGAAAATGATGTTTGGTGGGGTAATGTCAACATACCTTTTGAGCCACAACATTTTGATGCTTTGTACAACAAAATGACCGCCTACTTGTCAAACAAGGAGCTTTATGTGCGTGATGCCTACGTATGTGCCGATCCAAAATATCGCTTGAATGTACGCGTGGTAACCGAAACTGCTTGGGCAAATTTATTTTGTCACAATATGTTTCTGCGCCTTTCTGAAAGTGAATTAGCCGATTTTGATGCTGATTGGACTGTAATTTGTGCTCCAAGTTTCTTGGCTGTACCCGAACTTGACCATACAAGACAAGCTAATTTTGCCATATTGAACTTTAGCCGAAAAATTGCAATGATTGGCGGAACAGGATATACAGGCGAAATGAAAAAAGGAATTTTTTCGGCTTTGAATTTTATTCTTCCAGCATCTCGCAATGTATTGTCTATGCATTGTAGTGCTAATGTGGGTGACAACGGCGAAACTGCAATCTTTTTTGGATTGTCTGGAACAGGAAAAACAACTTTGTCTGCTGATCCAAAACGAAAATTGATTGGTGACGATGAACATGGATGGACACCCGAAAACACAGTCTTTAATTTTGAAGGAGGATGCTATGCGAAAGTTGTCAATCTGTCTGAAGAAAATGAGCCAGACATCTTTCGTGCGATCAAAAAAGGTGCCCTACTAGAAAACATTGTATTCAAAGAAGGTACAAACGAAGTTGATTACGAAGACATCTCTATTACCCCAAACACGCGTGTAAGTTACCCAATAGATCATATCGATAATATTCAGCCTGGTTCAATGGGAAAAGATCCAAAGAACATCTTTTTCTTAACAGCTGATTCTTTTGGAATTTTACCTCCAATCTCTAAATTGACCCCAGGACAAGCAGCATACCATTTCATATCAGGCTACACAGCAAAAATCGCCGGTACTGAAGCTGGAATCACAGAACCTATGCCAAATTTTTCAGCTTGTTTTGGAGCTCCTTTCATGCCCTTGCATCCTACGAGATATGCTGAAATGTTGAGTCAAAAAATCAAAGAAGATGACGCGACCGTTTGGCTGATAAACACAGGATGGACTGGCGGTGCTTATGGTACCGGAAGCAGAATGAAATTAAAATATACTCGCGCCATGATTGATGCTGCCTTAAGCGGCGAATTGGATGCCGTTGCATACAAAAACCACACTGTTTTTGGAGTTGCCATTCCGCAGAGTTGTCCTAATGTACCTGCCGAAATTTTAAACCCAAAAGACACTTGGAGTGATCAAGACTTGTACGACACAAAAGCAAAAGAATTAGCAGCAAAATTTCAAGCAAATTTCAAACAATTTTCGTCTTATGCCAATGAAGAAATTCTAGCAGGAGCACCGAAAATTTAG
- a CDS encoding saccharopine dehydrogenase family protein, which produces MRNILIIGAGRSASSLIKYLLDKSSEEDLHLLIADISLELADRKTNNHPNATAIALDILNEQQRNKTVASSDLVISMLPAHLHIEVAKDCIRFKKHMVTASYISEQMQALDDEAKANELVFMNEVGLDPGIDHMSAMKVIDEIKQQGGVIKSFKSYCGGLVAPESNTNLWEYKFTWAPRNVVLAGQGGVAKYLEKGQFKYIPYVNLFRRAEKINVNGFGDFEAYANRDAMKYKSIYGIDEAETMYRGTIRNIGFSAAWNVFVQLGMTDDSYKMETTATMTYREFLNSFLPFDNVLSVESKLKRFLEADQKAAIFEKIAELDLFSSTKIVGLVQASPAEILEKILTESWFLQPTDKDMIVMCHEFGYQINGKDKQIDSKMVCIGEDQTYTAMAKTVGLPVAMTSLLILNGKINTYGVQLPIHKNIYEPILKELEKHGVVFEEIYS; this is translated from the coding sequence ATGAGAAATATTTTGATAATTGGAGCGGGTCGATCTGCATCTTCGTTGATTAAATACCTTTTGGATAAATCTTCCGAAGAGGATTTGCATCTGCTTATTGCGGATATTTCGTTGGAGTTGGCCGATAGAAAGACAAATAATCATCCCAATGCGACTGCAATTGCTCTTGATATTTTAAATGAGCAACAACGGAATAAAACGGTTGCATCTTCAGACTTAGTAATTTCAATGTTGCCTGCGCATTTACATATTGAAGTAGCAAAGGACTGCATTCGATTTAAGAAACATATGGTTACTGCCTCCTATATAAGTGAGCAGATGCAGGCACTTGATGATGAGGCCAAAGCAAATGAGTTGGTTTTTATGAATGAAGTGGGACTTGATCCCGGCATTGATCACATGAGTGCGATGAAAGTAATTGATGAGATAAAGCAGCAGGGTGGTGTCATTAAATCCTTTAAATCGTATTGTGGTGGGCTTGTTGCACCAGAATCTAATACTAACTTATGGGAATATAAGTTTACTTGGGCTCCTCGTAATGTGGTTTTGGCGGGCCAAGGTGGAGTTGCAAAGTATCTAGAAAAAGGTCAGTTCAAGTACATTCCGTATGTCAATTTATTTCGACGTGCCGAAAAAATAAATGTAAATGGTTTTGGAGATTTTGAGGCGTACGCTAATCGAGATGCAATGAAGTACAAGTCAATTTATGGTATTGATGAGGCAGAAACCATGTATCGTGGTACCATTCGGAATATAGGATTCTCTGCTGCTTGGAATGTTTTTGTTCAACTCGGCATGACCGATGATAGTTACAAAATGGAAACCACGGCTACAATGACTTATCGTGAATTTCTGAATAGCTTTTTGCCTTTTGATAACGTACTCTCTGTTGAAAGTAAATTAAAAAGATTTTTGGAAGCCGATCAAAAAGCTGCCATTTTCGAAAAAATAGCTGAATTAGATTTATTCAGTTCTACTAAAATTGTTGGGTTGGTACAGGCAAGTCCAGCAGAAATCCTTGAGAAGATCTTGACCGAAAGTTGGTTTTTACAACCTACAGACAAAGACATGATTGTAATGTGTCATGAATTTGGTTATCAAATCAATGGGAAAGACAAACAAATTGATTCAAAAATGGTTTGCATTGGTGAAGATCAAACGTATACTGCCATGGCGAAAACGGTAGGTTTGCCTGTTGCAATGACAAGTTTACTAATTCTAAACGGCAAAATAAATACGTACGGCGTGCAATTGCCTATTCATAAAAATATTTACGAACCTATTCTGAAGGAACTAGAAAAGCATGGTGTGGTATTCGAAGAAATTTATTCTTAA
- a CDS encoding PH domain-containing protein yields MKDQIKKFLNEDQDPKAIEKITSKLQDLLMKNEEVGYIGVQKKPAITVFPDSIVLTNKRMILCKPKNLGLSMDFVDYDWEDVAGVFVKENILGSEFSFSTKTDLTISIDYIPKTQARKLYTFAKEQMDNLKVTLATPEAVTPPVFVEKEAAVEEIEEVETEEVLNYAEIVSVSPPEYQSIPNESAAQEKTLKDLSSEELFEKLQNFKKLLDNGLILQGEYDTLKKEIMSYM; encoded by the coding sequence ATGAAAGATCAAATAAAAAAATTCTTAAACGAAGATCAAGACCCTAAAGCAATTGAAAAAATCACTTCAAAACTGCAGGATCTATTAATGAAAAATGAAGAAGTCGGGTATATTGGCGTTCAAAAAAAACCTGCTATAACCGTTTTTCCAGATAGTATTGTACTTACTAATAAACGAATGATTTTGTGTAAGCCCAAAAACTTGGGTTTGTCAATGGATTTTGTGGATTATGACTGGGAAGATGTAGCTGGAGTTTTTGTTAAAGAAAATATTCTAGGTTCAGAATTTTCTTTTTCGACCAAAACCGATCTTACCATTTCTATCGATTACATTCCTAAAACACAAGCGCGCAAACTGTATACTTTTGCTAAGGAGCAAATGGATAATTTAAAAGTTACTTTGGCAACACCTGAGGCTGTAACGCCACCTGTATTTGTTGAAAAAGAAGCTGCTGTTGAAGAAATTGAAGAAGTAGAAACAGAAGAGGTATTGAATTATGCCGAAATTGTATCAGTTAGTCCACCGGAATACCAATCGATTCCTAACGAAAGTGCTGCTCAAGAAAAAACTTTAAAAGATTTATCGTCAGAGGAATTATTCGAAAAATTGCAGAACTTCAAAAAACTATTAGACAATGGTTTGATTCTTCAAGGAGAATATGACACGTTGAAAAAAGAGATTATGAGTTATATGTAG
- a CDS encoding glycosyltransferase — protein MKILIVDDQELVVLSLEKCLLDLGYQVITAKNVSDGIQKYDLNAPSLVIADINMPFSEDTHAEEMTNENNGLAIAKHIKVTKGHTTPVMILSGNTDEETIVKGFDIGVDDYMKKPLSLSEIGARVKRLIGSGEKLSNETKKNQIIQNDCIGVVIPCYNEELRLLDDEFKTFINSNLGYHLCFVNDGSTDKTLEVLEKLRVGNEDHISIYDCEKNGGKAEAVRLGMLHLAKQNQFDYLGFLDADLSTDFADFHDLVTTISGSNFKIVSGSRMARMGADITKESARAIISKMINFIIRKTIGMEFNDTQCGAKIMSKDVIEKTFQTKFLTKWLFDVEIFMRMKKIYGDEETKKMVCEQPLKRWIHADGSKLSFKDSLKIVFQIGQIAISYR, from the coding sequence ATGAAGATATTAATTGTTGATGACCAAGAATTGGTTGTTTTGTCCTTAGAAAAATGTCTTTTGGACTTAGGTTATCAAGTGATAACGGCCAAAAATGTTTCTGATGGAATACAAAAATATGATTTAAATGCACCAAGCTTAGTTATAGCTGATATCAATATGCCGTTTTCTGAAGACACACATGCTGAAGAAATGACGAATGAAAACAATGGTTTGGCAATTGCCAAGCACATTAAAGTCACCAAAGGGCATACTACTCCGGTAATGATTCTGTCTGGTAACACAGATGAAGAAACAATCGTGAAAGGTTTTGATATCGGTGTCGATGATTATATGAAAAAACCATTAAGTTTGAGCGAAATTGGAGCTCGTGTAAAAAGACTTATCGGTAGTGGTGAAAAATTATCAAACGAAACCAAAAAGAATCAAATTATTCAAAATGATTGTATTGGTGTTGTAATTCCGTGTTATAACGAAGAACTAAGATTATTAGATGATGAATTTAAAACTTTTATAAATTCTAACCTTGGTTATCATTTGTGTTTTGTCAATGACGGAAGTACAGATAAAACATTAGAAGTATTAGAAAAATTACGTGTGGGTAATGAAGACCACATAAGTATTTATGATTGCGAAAAAAATGGAGGTAAGGCAGAAGCTGTTCGATTAGGGATGTTGCACCTTGCCAAACAAAATCAATTTGATTACCTAGGTTTTCTTGATGCCGATTTATCAACCGATTTTGCTGATTTTCATGATCTAGTTACTACTATTTCTGGGTCTAACTTTAAGATTGTAAGTGGTAGCCGTATGGCGCGTATGGGTGCAGACATCACCAAGGAATCTGCCCGTGCGATTATTAGTAAAATGATTAATTTTATTATTCGAAAAACAATCGGAATGGAATTCAATGACACCCAATGTGGTGCCAAGATTATGAGTAAAGACGTAATTGAAAAAACATTTCAAACAAAATTTTTGACCAAATGGCTCTTTGATGTGGAGATTTTTATGCGAATGAAAAAAATATACGGAGACGAAGAGACTAAAAAGATGGTATGTGAGCAACCATTAAAAAGATGGATCCATGCCGACGGATCGAAGTTATCCTTTAAAGATTCGTTAAAAATCGTTTTCCAAATCGGACAAATAGCAATATCATACCGTTAA
- a CDS encoding DUF423 domain-containing protein: protein MDKKITYTGALMGMIAIIFGAFGAHALKKILTPDLLATFETGVRYQMYQAFFLLLLPTFKQLSDKTKNSIYYLIVIGVILFSGSIYGLATNYSTPFDFKTIGFITPIGGLLIIIGWGILFYRYLKI from the coding sequence ATGGACAAAAAGATTACCTACACAGGAGCGTTAATGGGAATGATTGCAATTATTTTTGGTGCCTTTGGTGCGCACGCTTTAAAGAAAATATTGACTCCAGATCTACTAGCTACCTTTGAAACTGGCGTACGTTATCAAATGTATCAAGCTTTTTTCTTACTCTTGCTCCCCACTTTCAAACAACTTAGCGACAAAACCAAAAACAGTATCTATTATCTTATTGTCATTGGCGTAATTCTATTTTCAGGTTCGATATACGGCCTAGCTACCAACTACTCAACCCCATTTGACTTTAAAACAATTGGCTTTATTACACCAATTGGAGGACTACTAATTATCATTGGTTGGGGGATATTATTTTACAGATATTTAAAAATATAA
- a CDS encoding glycosyltransferase: MKIAVITAFPPSKVTLNEYGYHLVKNFAQKSEVTEVVLLCDKTMDPKELDFANSDKVKVNECWSFNSYSNILSINNAIRDEKPDAVLINLQFMKFGDQKIPAALGLMIPMVLRLSGVPTVSLLHNILEQVDLESAGFTKNKLAQKIYNFIGTTLTKFVLKSDVVAVTISKYVTVLENKYHCKNVKVIPHGTFDSIDEPSFELAPGPKQIMAFGKFGTYKKVEILIDAAIIMRKRTSEKIEVVVAGTDSPNTPGYLDSVQKKYKDVEGIHFTGYVEEKDVPKIFGDCTVVAFPYTSTTGSSGVLHQAGSYGKAVVMPDLGDLALLVEEEGYKGEFFDPESAESLAVAIEKIFNDDTYRKAIAMQNFKAANALSMDKITDMYMDTFKDIIRSKG; the protein is encoded by the coding sequence ATGAAAATAGCTGTTATCACTGCATTTCCTCCAAGTAAAGTAACTTTAAACGAATACGGATATCACCTTGTTAAGAATTTTGCTCAAAAATCTGAAGTTACCGAGGTAGTTTTGTTGTGTGATAAAACTATGGATCCCAAAGAGCTTGATTTTGCAAACAGTGATAAAGTAAAGGTGAATGAATGTTGGTCTTTTAATAGTTATTCGAATATTCTTTCGATCAATAATGCCATTCGAGATGAAAAACCTGATGCTGTATTGATCAATCTTCAATTCATGAAATTTGGAGATCAAAAAATTCCTGCTGCCTTAGGATTGATGATTCCAATGGTTTTACGATTGAGTGGTGTACCTACAGTTTCATTACTGCATAATATTTTGGAACAAGTAGACCTAGAAAGTGCTGGTTTTACCAAAAACAAATTGGCGCAAAAAATTTATAATTTTATAGGAACAACATTGACCAAATTTGTTTTGAAATCAGATGTTGTTGCCGTTACCATTAGTAAATATGTTACAGTTCTTGAAAATAAATACCATTGCAAAAATGTCAAAGTGATTCCACACGGAACATTTGATAGTATTGATGAGCCCTCATTTGAACTGGCTCCAGGACCAAAGCAAATTATGGCTTTTGGGAAATTTGGAACCTACAAAAAAGTTGAAATCCTAATCGATGCAGCGATCATTATGCGCAAGCGTACGAGCGAAAAAATTGAGGTGGTTGTAGCAGGTACCGATAGTCCTAATACGCCTGGATATCTAGACAGCGTACAAAAGAAGTACAAAGACGTTGAAGGTATTCATTTTACAGGTTATGTAGAAGAAAAAGATGTGCCGAAGATTTTTGGAGATTGTACTGTTGTCGCTTTTCCTTATACGTCAACTACGGGTAGCTCGGGTGTATTGCACCAAGCGGGTAGTTATGGTAAAGCTGTAGTGATGCCCGACTTGGGTGATTTGGCTTTGTTGGTTGAAGAAGAAGGGTATAAAGGAGAGTTTTTTGATCCCGAAAGTGCAGAATCACTTGCTGTGGCTATCGAAAAGATATTCAACGATGACACCTACAGAAAAGCAATTGCTATGCAAAATTTTAAAGCTGCAAATGCACTGTCGATGGATAAAATCACCGACATGTACATGGACACTTTCAAAGATATTATTCGATCTAAAGGATAA
- a CDS encoding sugar isomerase, with protein MKIASNLIAKIPKKLSPEQLFMVTILLVNGGNYLYNLLLGRLLGPEEFSDAAILITLLLILSFVGMTFQIVTAKYAVLFEENKLLAFIKLISKYAAILGIAFGIAIVVFYQELQAVFHTQTASMFYIFGFGIPLYFMMSVNRGLYQGQNVLNKLATTYQTEMASRLLLTMAALFIFPAVPSSIIVALGIVFSFVFGVFPFQKVIFKGLKAVNVAEIDTRSITTFFALTAFYELTQIIINNSDIILVKHFFNNHDAGLYASLALIGRVVYFVAWMFVMLLLPKVIQMKKDNQDTLPILLKYVGYIAVLSSLIVGFTALFPEFVVSVMFGEEYVSISFLLWKYALATSLFAIANIFAYYYLSLNHYFPVVVSAVLGMTQIGLIVLHHETLEQVVYMQIIAMVILLVFQLCFFFYKNKKSN; from the coding sequence ATGAAGATAGCCTCAAATCTGATTGCTAAAATACCAAAGAAGCTTAGCCCAGAACAACTCTTTATGGTGACCATACTACTGGTCAACGGAGGGAATTATTTGTATAATTTACTTTTAGGCCGATTATTGGGTCCAGAAGAGTTCTCGGATGCGGCCATTTTAATCACCCTTCTATTGATTCTGTCTTTCGTTGGAATGACCTTTCAAATTGTAACGGCAAAGTATGCTGTTTTATTCGAAGAAAATAAACTCTTGGCTTTTATAAAACTCATTTCCAAGTACGCTGCCATTTTGGGTATTGCATTTGGGATTGCTATTGTTGTTTTCTATCAAGAATTACAGGCTGTATTCCATACCCAAACGGCCTCAATGTTTTATATTTTTGGATTCGGTATACCGCTTTATTTCATGATGAGTGTTAATAGAGGTTTGTACCAAGGTCAAAATGTGCTCAACAAATTGGCAACCACCTATCAAACCGAAATGGCGAGTAGATTGTTATTAACCATGGCAGCATTATTCATTTTTCCTGCCGTGCCAAGTTCAATAATTGTTGCGTTAGGAATCGTTTTTTCTTTTGTGTTTGGAGTATTTCCGTTTCAAAAAGTCATTTTCAAAGGACTCAAAGCCGTCAACGTTGCCGAGATCGATACCCGCTCCATTACCACGTTTTTTGCCTTAACTGCTTTTTATGAACTAACTCAAATTATCATCAATAATAGTGATATTATTTTGGTGAAACATTTTTTCAATAATCACGATGCAGGTTTGTACGCGTCACTAGCTTTGATTGGTCGTGTAGTTTATTTTGTAGCATGGATGTTTGTAATGCTTTTGCTGCCAAAAGTCATCCAAATGAAAAAGGACAATCAAGATACCTTGCCAATATTATTAAAATATGTAGGGTATATTGCGGTACTTTCATCACTGATTGTTGGCTTTACAGCACTTTTTCCAGAATTTGTGGTGAGTGTAATGTTTGGTGAAGAGTATGTGTCTATTTCGTTTTTACTTTGGAAGTACGCTTTGGCTACATCACTTTTTGCTATTGCTAATATTTTTGCCTACTATTATTTATCGCTCAATCATTATTTTCCGGTGGTCGTATCTGCAGTTTTGGGTATGACTCAAATAGGGCTTATCGTTCTTCATCATGAGACTTTGGAGCAAGTAGTGTACATGCAAATTATCGCAATGGTGATTTTATTGGTGTTTCAATTGTGTTTTTTCTTTTATAAAAACAAAAAATCAAATTAG